In Bacteroidales bacterium, the DNA window ATCGTTTTCGTCAGGAATAGTATAATCTAAAGAAGAAAATTCGAAATCAAAAAAGTTTTCATTATGTTTAAAAATAAATATTTGCTTTTTATATATCAAAGTATCAAGTTTTACTTCAACTCCATGTAAAGCAAATTTATTTATAACAACCGGAGGAATAGTAATATTGATGTCATCAGGGAAAAAACTAACGAATCCATTGCTTAGTAAAAATAATATTTCCTTTTTTCCTGAAATTTTAGTTTCAATTGATTTTAAAAAGTATTTAATATTATTGTCTGTAACTATTGCATTTGTTAGTTCTTTGGTTGTTTTGTTAAATTTTGATACTCCACGGGTTGTTGTCAGGTATAGGTTGTCTTTAGTATCATCAAAAATACCGATACAATTATTCCCTGCCAAACCATCTCTTGCATCAATTTTAATTGATTGATTATTAGATTTATCAAAATAATACAAGCCATTATTAGTATATATCCAAATGTTGTTATCGGCACATTCAAAGACATTGGAAACACTAATATCTTCACAATCTTCAAGCTCATATATTTTAGGGACAGAATCGTTTATATTTAGTTTAAATAACTTTGGTAAAATCGCAAACCAATAATTATTCGTTTTATCTTTAATAATATTTCCTTTTGTGTAATAAGTTTTTTGTTCACTATCAAAATCAAAGATTGGTTCGATGCTTAATTTATCAGGATTGAAACTAAAAATTCCCTGTGATGTCCTTAATATATAATTTTGATTTTCTTTGAGAATATAATCTATAAAAGAACTACTTTCTTCTAATAATTCTTCGTTTATAAAACAGTATTTTACAAAATCTTTAAAGTTTTTATTTTTAGTATTAAATTTATGAATACCCTGTAAATCAAATACCCACAAATAATTTTCCGAATCTTTTTTTATTGAAATTATATTGTTTGTAAACTCTTGTTCACCAATTTTAAAATTGTCTAATTTATAAATCCCTGCAACTTTCCCCATGTTTTTATTAAACAGATAAAGTCCATTGCCTATAGTTATCCATAAATTATTGTTATCCCCTTCAATAATATCATTAAATTTATATTTCCTTTCATTTTCAAAACCATATTCATCAATTGGAAAATATTCATGTTTAAGTTCGTAATTATAATATTCCTGTGTATTTCTGTTAAATCCATACAAGTAATTTTCCAGGGCATGATACCAAATAATATTTGATTTATCAATACAGACAGGGAATAAATTATATTTTTCAATTTTCAGGTCAGTAAAATGGAATTTATTTTGTTTAAGCTTGTTTAACCCTTTGAATGTAGCTATCCAGATATTACCGGCTTTATCTTCAAAAATTTTTAATATTCTGTTATCGTACAATCTGGTTTCTGTATTTGATTGAATATGACTAAACGTATTATTTTTATTATCAAGCAAATTTAATCCATTATCGGTTCCTACCCATAACCTTTTTTTACTATCAATAAAAACACTATATATTTGGTTACTGGTTAACAGATTTTTGTTCTGCAAATTGTTCTGATATAATTTAACCGAATCAGAATTAATATTATATCTGAGCAAACCTAAATTTGTTCCTATCCAAAAATTATCATTTAAAATAAATAAATTATTAACCGAATACGCTCTTTCATTTTCAACTCCTAAAATATTTTTAAAGTCGATATGGAAATTTTCAAAACTGTTTGTGTTGTAATTATATTTCGAAATTCCTTTTTTCATAAGCAGGTAAACATTATTATCATTATCTGTTACAATATCAACGATGTTGTTTGAAGGAATTGCGTCTTTTGAAATATATTTTTCGTTTAAAAGGTTTTTAATCGTAGATATATCTTTTTGGTTTGATAGAAATATTTTAGTTCCGTAAAAATTTGTTTTATCAGGTTTATCAGCTTCCCATGCTTCAAACGAATGCGAATCGTCTGATATATAGCCTAATATATAATTTCCTTTTTCAAGTGTAAGCAGTTTTGCTTCAATTTTATTTCTTTTATCACCACCTGCATGTTTTGAGTTGGTTCCATTCATTTTCCATATTTCAGCAGTTCCCTTTTTTAAGTAAGCATAATCGGAATCTCCAAAATAATTTGTTTCCCCAACAGAAATTAATAAAACAGTTGATTTTTTTGTTAGTTCAAATGAAACAGTGGTGTCTGTATTATTTTTAATTTCTGTAAGATGTTTTAAAGCTTGTGTGTTTTTGTTTATCGAATCAAGAAGTTCATAAAGTTGCGGGGTATATAAAGGCTGACATTCTTTAAAATATTCAATGTTTTTATTCTTTTTATTGTATTTATATAATCCGTTTTTACCAGGACCAATCCAAATATTTTGGTTTTTGTCTTCAGCAATTTTTACTGTAAGGTCAAAACTATGACTAAACAATTCTTTGTAATAAAAATTTACTTGCTCGTCTTTAAACGTAACCAACCTGTCGAAATTCCTTAGCCAGAAATTATTATCTTTATCCTGATACATATAGGTAATATCGTTTGATGGCAAACTGGTTGAATCCTTCGATATGTTTTTAAACAATTTTAAGCTATAGCCATCATAGCGGAACAAACCATTTCTTGTTGATACCCACAAAAATCCGTTTTCATCCTGTTCCATTCCTGTAATAAAACCGAGCGACCT includes these proteins:
- a CDS encoding SpoIIE family protein phosphatase, translating into MTIRLLTFIFLFFLLFPVLNFAQHGNLQFEQITDKNGRSLGFITGMEQDENGFLWVSTRNGLFRYDGYSLKLFKNISKDSTSLPSNDITYMYQDKDNNFWLRNFDRLVTFKDEQVNFYYKELFSHSFDLTVKIAEDKNQNIWIGPGKNGLYKYNKKNKNIEYFKECQPLYTPQLYELLDSINKNTQALKHLTEIKNNTDTTVSFELTKKSTVLLISVGETNYFGDSDYAYLKKGTAEIWKMNGTNSKHAGGDKRNKIEAKLLTLEKGNYILGYISDDSHSFEAWEADKPDKTNFYGTKIFLSNQKDISTIKNLLNEKYISKDAIPSNNIVDIVTDNDNNVYLLMKKGISKYNYNTNSFENFHIDFKNILGVENERAYSVNNLFILNDNFWIGTNLGLLRYNINSDSVKLYQNNLQNKNLLTSNQIYSVFIDSKKRLWVGTDNGLNLLDNKNNTFSHIQSNTETRLYDNRILKIFEDKAGNIWIATFKGLNKLKQNKFHFTDLKIEKYNLFPVCIDKSNIIWYHALENYLYGFNRNTQEYYNYELKHEYFPIDEYGFENERKYKFNDIIEGDNNNLWITIGNGLYLFNKNMGKVAGIYKLDNFKIGEQEFTNNIISIKKDSENYLWVFDLQGIHKFNTKNKNFKDFVKYCFINEELLEESSSFIDYILKENQNYILRTSQGIFSFNPDKLSIEPIFDFDSEQKTYYTKGNIIKDKTNNYWFAILPKLFKLNINDSVPKIYELEDCEDISVSNVFECADNNIWIYTNNGLYYFDKSNNQSIKIDARDGLAGNNCIGIFDDTKDNLYLTTTRGVSKFNKTTKELTNAIVTDNNIKYFLKSIETKISGKKEILFLLSNGFVSFFPDDINITIPPVVINKFALHGVEVKLDTLIYKKQIFIFKHNENFFDFEFSSLDYTIPDENDYAYILEGLDKDTTFTDAHNRRARYTSVPHGEYIFKVFGSNNDKVWNKTGQTIKIIIKPPYWKTWWFISLEILFVIFMIFTYIKYRERKLRWEKRILEEKVKIRTAKIEKQKEEITIQRDNIEEQKNHISEQNKSITDSIQYASRIQTAVLPPIELVNKLLPQHFILYKPRDIVSGDYYWINQKEGKIITIAADCTGHGVPGAFMSMLGISLLNEIINKQSLKSANEILNELRFNIKKSLRQTGKEGETKDGMDLALCIIDMDNMKLQFSGANNPLYIVRNNELEQIKGDKMPIGIYIKDDLSFTNNEMDIFPDDCIYTFSDGYVDQFGGEKGKKFMTKNFKTLILEIHKKPMTEQKEIFNTTIEQWKGENQQIDDILVFGIRIPKN